A segment of the Agarivorans albus genome:
CGCTCCCCAGCCCCACTGCCACTTTCCACCCATTGCCCAAGCGCCTAAACCAATACGAGAGATATCTAAATCGCTGTTGCCTAAACGTGCCAATTCCATGTTGACTCCTCAAAAGCCTTGTTGATTACTATGTAAACAAATAACTTAGGCGTGAGTGTAAATCTTGGAGTTAACTCCAAGTCAAGTGCTAATACTGAGTCGGTGAAATATCGCATTGACTAGTGATATTTCAACACATTCGGCTAGGATTAAATTAAGCCCTAAACTTATTGAAAAAGAAGGCCTTATTTCGGTTAATCTAATTTGGCTTGCGGCCTTGTGCTGACTACACTGAGGCGATAAATAAGTTACAAAAAAGATGCAGGAATCTTCATGTTAAAACAATACCCAGTTACCGATTTACACCGCCACTTAGATGGTACCATTCGCGCAGAAACCATTTTGGAATTGGGTCGAAAGTTTAACGTAAGTTTGCCTGCTAACTCGCTACAGGAATTAATCCCCCATGTGCAAATTACCAAGCAAGAGCCTAACTTGGTGGCCTTCCTTTCTAAGTTAGATTGGGGGGTAAATGTATTAGGTGATTACGATGCTTGTGCGCGGGTGGCTGAAGAGAACGTTGAAGATTTAGTTAAAGCGCAGATCGATTATGCCGAATTACGTTTTAGCCCAGGCTATATGGCGATGAGCCATAAACTGAACCCAGAAGGGGTGGTTGAAGCGGTTATCGAAGGCGTGCGCCGTGGCATGCAAAAGCATGATGTACAAGTAAACTTAATTGGCATTATGAGCCGCACTTTTGGTCAGCAAAGTTGTAGCGATGAATTAGCCGCTTGTATGGCGTTTCGCGATCAAATCGTGGCGGTAGATTTGGCGGGTGACGAGTTAGGTCATCCAGGTAATTTATTTGTGGAGCAGTTTTCACGTGCTCGAGATGCAGGTTTTTCTATTACGGTGCACGCTGGCGAAGCCGCGGGTTCAGAGAGTGTGTGGCAAGCGATTCGCGAACTAGGTGCAACCCGTATTGGTCATGGCGTTAAGATTGCCGACGATCCAAAACTAATGGACTATGTAGCAAAACATAAGATTGGTGTTGAGTCTTGTTTATCATCTAATTTCCAAACCAATACCACGCCAGACTTAAGCCAGCATCCACTCAAACGCTTTTTAGAACATGGTATTCGAGCTAGCTTAAATACCGATGATCCTGGCGTATCGGCGATTGATTTACCCGACGAATACCGCATTGCACGCGAGCAGTTGGGTTTTGGAGATGAACAGATCGCCAAACTGCAAAGCAATGGTTTAAAAATGGCCTTTATTAGTGAAAGTGCGCGTCAGGCCTTGCGGGAAAAAGCCTTAAAACGCTAAAGGAGCTAAGTAAAAGCCCGTGCATTAGCACGGGCTTTTTTATGGGCGCCGCACACCTAAGCTTATCTGTGGACCTGGGCAATCCATTACTGCTGCAATGCAGCGGATCATTTCGTTTTCTAACACAGTAAGTTGTTTATCTAAACAAACGCACGCTACCAAGGCGCGCAAAATACGCTGTTTAATTTGCGGGTAGGCGTTGGCGAGCTTTTTCACTGCTGGGCCAAAATGCTCAACTTGACATTGCTCTAGAGGCAACAAGGTAATGGTATATAAACCAATGCTGTTGGCGCCAATCCCAAAGGCGCGCTGAGTCTCGGTATCATTATCATGGCCAAAGTAAGCGAGGCTCGATAATACGACTGAAAATGGCTCAGATAACGCTGGAATACTGCTATAGACCGGTTTGCTGTGTGTGACTTTTTCAAATTGATGAGATAAGTAGTGTTTTACTAAGTGGTATAAACACCATTCATACATATCCACTTGTTGGTCTGCCTTAATTAGGCTGCGCAGGTTATCCATAAAACGCTGATATTGCTTAGCCGACATACACTTAAGCGCAGGAAAAGATAGTTCAAGCAAGGGTAAGCGGTAGCTTTTGTCCACCGAATTTATCCAATTCCATGCTTGAAGGGTTTCTTCAATTCTTGAAGATTTACTCAGGTTGTCTTTAATATCGTCTAACTGTTTAGCGCGTTGTGCTTCATAGTTACTAAGCAGCAAGGCATAAACCACACTGATAACGCCACAAGGATCATGAGCTAAACTGAGCAATCCATCGGGTAAGTGGGCTAATTCGCCACTTACCGTTACGGTATTTTCTGACAGGGTAAACTCAGCTTTATCAGATTTGTTATCTAGAGCGTTTATGGCCGCTTCTGCTGCCGCTGCTACAAACACGGTTTTTTTGAGTTGCTCCTGGCGTTGCTTTTTGGCTTGCTGTTGGCTGGTTTTACTGTAAATAGGTTTGGCTACTTTTTTAATATCGCGCTTGATCAATGCGCCATCCCAACGAGGAAGAATCCGTTTTATCCGTGATTTAATGGCTGGATGAGTAGCAAAAAAACTGCCTAAACGGCGAGCATCACCTATAAACATATGGCTGGTTTCTTGGCTGAGTGGGGTACGTAAACCCGAACCAGCATCATAACCGCCGATAATTTTTAGCGCATCGGCGATGCCATTGGGGTTGCGAGTAAACTGCACAGCCGATGCATCTGCCAAATACTCGCGCTGGCGACTGATGGCCGCTTTGATCATATTTGCAAAGAATAAACCTATCCAGCCTAGAGCCAGTAAGCCAAATCCTGCAGCAGCCACCCGAGCGTCATTATTGTTAGAACGGCTCGATGAACGGTGGCTATAACGCTGAGTATGCAAAATAAATTCACCAAGGTTAGCGATAAAAACTATCCCGCTAAGCAAGGCAATTAAGCGCACGTTTAGGCGCATATCACCATTAAGAATATGACTAAACTCGTGGGCGACTACACCTTGCAGCTGCTCTCTATTAAGCTGTTCAAGTGCGCCTTGAGTAATGCCAATCACTGCGTCGGCTGGGGTGTGCCCTGCTGCAAAAGCATTAATGCCAATTTCATCTTTAAGCAAATATACCGAAGGCACCGGCATGCCAGAGGCTAGTGCCATTTCTTCAACAACATTGAGTATTTGTTGCTGCTCTGGGTGTTGGCTATTTGGAGGAATACGCTGACCACCTAAAGATTCAGCTATTCTTCTGCCGCCATCTTTTAACTGAAACCACTTAAAAGCAATCGCGCAGATAATGACGCTAGTCATTACCAAGCTAACAAATACCAGAATATCAGCTGAGAAGAAGCTGCGATTGTCTGGCAAGTTTAACTCACTGGTAGAGTCAAACATCCACAAACACGCGGCGATCAAAATATTACTTAGGCCAATTAAAATGATCACCGCGATAACAAATAATAAGATCAACCACTTGCTGTTACGACGAGCATGATCTTGTTCGGCAAAAAAGTTCATGGTGCTCCCCGGTGCTTAAAAAGACACTTTAGGGGCGTTTTGTATCTCAGCACTGTCGGCAAACTCGAGTAAGTTTGCATCTTTTTTATGGCCAAATTGGGCAGCAAAAAACACCGGTGGGAAAGATTGACGGTATTCGTTGTATTCGGTTACCGAGTCATTAAAGGCTTGGCGTGAAAACGCGACACGGTTTTCTGTAGTAGTAAGCTCTTCACTCACTTGCATCATGTTATCGCTGGCTTTTAGGTCGGGGTAGTTCTCCATCACAATGTTCATTTTGCTCATGGCTCCTTGTAACACCCCTTCAGCGCTGGCTAATTTGCTAAGCGTTGCTCCAGTGGGATCACTTGCTGCAGCACGCAATAATGCCGAAGCATCGTTACGGGCGCTAATCACGGCCTCTAAGGTGTCTTTCTCATGTGCCATATAAGCTTTGGCTGTTTCAACTAAATTAGGGATAAGGTCATAACGACGTTTTAGCTGAACTTCTATTTGAGCAAAGGCGTTTTGGTAGCGATTACGCAAGCTAACTAAACGGTTGTAGATACCAACAACATAAAAAATTAGTGCCGCAATAATTACCAAAATTACGATTAGTGATACATCCATTTGCCTAAGTTCCTTTATTTATTAAACACTTAATATCTGCATGATACGGATTTAGTATAACAATGCCATGGCTTAACTAGCAGTTTACGCTTAAATGATTAAGTTAATTTTTGCCAAGGTGTAAGTAAATGCTGCCAATACTGATTTGGTGAAAGCTGTGGAGCTGGGCTTGTTGTTTAAGCGTTCGCTAGCCCGGGAAGTTGGCCACGTAAAGGGAGCCGTTAAAGCTAGCTGCAAACCCACAGCATTGGCAAAAAAGCATTTTAGTTTAGCTACTAAAGCTGCGATGCTAGGTGAACACAAGGATGAAAATAATAGGGTAGATATCACCATGCATGAATTGGCGACACTCGCTATAACCGTATTTATGGGCTTTTTTGCGATGATGAACCCTATCGCAAATACTGCTGTGTTTGTTGGCTTAACTGGCGGCCAAGGTACTGCTGAGCGCAAGCGAACTGCGTTTCGCTCACTCGCAACGGCCTTTTGCATCGTGGCAGCTTTTTGTTTACTGGGAAAAGGCATATTTGAATTATTTGGTATTACTTTGCCAGCGCTGCGTTTAGCTGGCGGTATATTGGTTTTTCTGGTGGGCTACCATATGTTGCAAGGTGCGAGCTCTAAACTGCATTCTCATACTCCCAGCAATGATAGTGACGATGAGGAAAAAGACATTGCTGTATCTCCATTAGCGTTGCCTATCCTAGCCGGGCCAGGAACCATTGCTACAGCGATGAATTACTCAGCTTCTGGAGGAGTTATAAACATCATCGTTACTGTTATCGCATTTGCCTTACTGTGTTTAATTACTTTTATCTGCTTTTTATATGGTCCAAAACTGGTAGATAAAGTAGGCAAGGATGGGATAAACATTACCACCCGATTAATGGGGCTAATTCTTACCGTTATTGGCATGCAAATGCTAATTCAAGGCGTGCACGATGCCTATATGTTGTTCTCTAAATGATTTGCATAGAGTAAAAGCAAAAAACCAAGGCCTTGCCTTGGTTTTTCTCATTAGATGTTTTTAAGCGGGAATGTGTTCTGGTTTGGTAGAAAGTACAGCTAATAAACGTTGAGCGTGCTCAGCAACTTCAATGCCTAAGTCGGTGAGGTAACCACCGTCGGGTAGGGTGCTTAAACCTTTATCAAACAGGCTTTGTGCTGCAGCAATTACTTCGGGAGCTGCATCATGGTGAACCTTAATCCCGGTTTGCAAACTGCTCATATCAAATTGCAGCAGTAAGTTGAGTTCGGCGATAGTATTGGGAGTAAATTTCATCGTGCCATCCTTTATGTTTTTGTTATCTCCACATTAGAAAGCCCACTCTTATTGCGCAAGCGGTCAGGATAAGAACTGATACCTTACGCACTGTTTTGTTTGCTTACGTGATGCCGCAAAAATCTCTCAATGACCTAGCGCAATTTTGTTCAATAAAGTTTATCGATGAATGCATATAGTTTGGTTCTGTTAGAAATACGGAGATCATGGTGAGTATATTTTTATCGATGTTGGTGTTTGCATTTATTGGTGCTGTATCTCCGGGGCCAGTTAATATTATTGCTACAGGTGCTGGCGCTAATTTTGGTTTTCGACAAGCCTTGCCACATGTAGTTGGGGCGAGTGTTAGTTATAGTTTAGTGGTGCTTACAACGGGTTTAGCGCTAAATGCGCTGTTGTATTGGCTTCCTAGTTTAACGGAAGCTTTAAAATACTTAGGGGGCGCTTTTTTATTGTATATCGCGGTGAAAATTGCTTGTTCACCAGTGGCTACTCAGGCGGAGCGAGCTTTGGCTAAGCCCCCTAGTTTATTACAAGGAGCGCTGGCACAAGGTTTAAATCCTAAGGCTTGGTTGGTTGCAATGTCTGGAGTAAGTTTATTTGTATCGGCACAGCAGCCAGCATGGTTATATTTGTTGGTTTTTTGCAGCATCTCTCTTATTGTTTGTTTGGCGGGAGTGGGAACATGGGCCGCGATAGGTTCGCTTATTGCTCGCTATTTGCAATCTCCAATGCGCATGCGAGTATTTAATGTGCTAATGGCGCTGCTATTGGCTGTTTCGGTATTGTCGCTTTTTGTGTAGCTCTATGAGTGAGGCTTTATGACAACTATTGCAAAGCATTTATTAAAGCGAAGTGCCCAGCTGCCGTTTGTTGAGCTGCGCCAAGCTGAGCATTCTGAGGCTTGTTACCATAGCCATTCTCACGATGAGTTTTCCTTTGGCATTATTGATACTGGCGAAGCCATTTATAAAAACATGCAACGCCAGCATCATATTAGCCAAGGACATAGCGTAACCATTAACCCCGGAGATGTGCATTCTTGTAATCCAAAACAAGGTGCTTGGTCTTATCGAATGTTGTTTGTGGAAACGGCTTGGGTAGCGCAACTGCAACAAGAGATGTTTGCGCGTTCTGCCAGTGACTATTTTGCATTCGAGAAACATTGCTTAAGTCATAAACAAAACTACCGTTTATTAGAGAGCTTGTTTAATAGCATTAAATTAGAGCGAAACTCACTAGAGCAAGAAAGCTTGTTGATAGCTTTTTTCGAGCAACAGTTTGCAGCAAAACACCCATTGCGAGCGGACTTACGTTGTTTAGCTAAACCGCAATTAAAAAGGGTGAAAGAGTGTATTTCTGATCAGCTAGATAGCCAGCTAAGCTTGGGTGAACTTGCTCAAGTGGCCGGGCTTAGTCGTTTTCATTTAGTGCGCAGTTTCAAGCAAGTTTACGGATTGTCTCCGCATGCCTTTCAACTTAATCAGCGAATTAATCGAGCCAAAGCTCTATTGCGCGAAGGAAGCAGTATTGCTGACACTGCCTTAGATTTAGGCTTTGCTGATCAAAGTCACTTTCAACGAAATTTCAAAAAGCGCTTGGCACTTACACCTAAGCAGTACCAAGGCTTTTTTGTGTAGCATGCTCACCCTTAAGGGAGCACTACAGAGTTAGTTCTTTAATGATTCTAACACTGGTAATAAATCACTCGGCTCTTGGCGCTTGGTGTAGTCTGGGTCGACAAAGGCACTCGCGATAGAACCATCTTGGGCAATGACATAAGTTACCGCTAGCGGTAAGTTAAATTGTCCTGCGCCGTTATGTTGTTCTACTTCAATACCAAATGATGAGTAAATAGGGCGTAGCTCTTCGGGTAGGGCAAAAACGATACCTAAGCTTTTGGCGTATTCTGCATTTTCGTCACTTAACACCTGAAACTCCAACTCATTTTTCTCGGTGGTGCTTAACGATGCATCTGGAAGCTCAGGGGTGATCGCCACTAGGTTTGCTCCTAAGGCTTTAATTTGCGGTAGAATTTGCTGGTAGGCGCGTAGCTCTAGGTTGCAGTAGGGACACCAGCCACCACGGTAAAAAGTCACAATAGCCGGACCTTGCTTGAGTAATTCAGCCAAACTAACCGAGTCACCATTTTGATTAGGTAAGGTAAACGCTGGTAGTTGTTGCCCTTGTTGAGGCGCATTGGCTGCAATGCCACTCTCGGCTAAGTTTTTGGTGGCTTGTTTCATTAGTTGCTGCACCTCTAGTGGTGCTTTCGCTACAAAAGAAGCAATGTAATCGGCGATCTCTGTTTGTAAACTCATGGTCAATCCTTAGAGGTGTTAGCTTGTTTTTGAATGTTCATTCAAGCAGTGTTTGAATGAACATTCAAGTTAATTTTGAATAAACGTTCAAAAAAATGTTTAATTGTTTACCTCAAGGTATACTTACACCGAGTTACCTAAGTAGAGTGGATAGATAAATGGCTAAGATGCAGTTTCAGCGTGACCAGGTATTGGAGCAGTCGGCTAACTTGTTTTGGCGAGTGGGTTATAACGCCACTTCTATGCAACAGGTGTTCAAACATACTGGCTTAAAACCGGGTAGTGTTTACTTAGCCTTTGGTAACAAAGAGGCACTATTTAAAGAGTCTTTAAGCCATTACGCTGAAGTCTCTAAAGCGGGAATTACCAAAAGTTTAGACGCAGCAGAGTCGGTTGAGTTGGGCATCTGTGAAATACTTGATGGCATGGTGTCTCAATCTGCTGCATCGGACTACTGCAGCTGCTTTTTGGTGAAAAGTCAGCTTGAGCTAAGTGATGAGCCAAACTTACAAAGTTTTGTGAGTGAGCAACTACAGCAAATAGAGCAGCTTTATGCTGGCTATTTACAAGCAAAGTATGGTGAACAAGACGCTAAAGCCAAAGCGTGTTGTATCATGCTTCACATCTTTGGCATTCGAGTTTATAGCTACCACCAAGGTAGTGAGTTAGCAATGCGCCAAGCCTTGCGTACCGGGCTTGCTTGGTTGCCGTGGCATGGCTTGAGCCACTAAACTTAGCTGTTAGCCAGTTAGTTATTACCAACTTAGCTCTTGGTCATCCCAAGACCAAAACTTGCCGCTTTGCTCTGGACTTAGTTGATATATTCTCTTCAGCAGCAATGTTGCACTGCGTTCGCTGGTTAACAGCTTGTGTTTGGCAACATTGGCTTGAAATGGCTTCGATAAGGCTGTGTCGGTGGTACCGGGATGCCAAGCCGCGACACAAACCTTAGGGTGAGTGCGTTGCCATTCTATGGCGATGTTTTTTAAGGCCATATTAAGCGCAGCTTTAGCACAACGATAACTATGCCAACCACCAATGCGATTGTCGCTAATTGATGCCAGCTTGGCCGAGATACTTAAAAATACGCCGGATTGACTATGTTTAAGCGCCTTAGCGGCATGTTTTGCCAGTAGCAAACTGGGCAAGGCATTTAGCTGCATGCTCAGCATAAAGCTAGCCGTTTGGCATTGGCTTAAGCTTTTTTCAGGCTTTAACTGAGGCGAGTGTAATACACCGGCGCAATTTATCAGCCAATCCAGTTGGTGAATACTTACCATTAGCGCCGCTATCTCTGTTTCATCGCTAAGGTCTAGTTGCTGCCAATTAAGCTTAGGATGCTGCAAGGAAGGCATATTCGAATGCCAAGTGGCAGTGACATTTGTAATCGTTGCTTGTTCGAGCAGTTGTTTAACTAAAGCGAGGCCTATGCCACCGCTGCCGCCAGTTATCAATACTTTCATGGGTAGAATTTTGTGGTTGGTTTTAGTTGGTTACGTGGCGAAGTGTTAACTAGTTTATTAAAGCAGGAATTAAGTGGGTGCTAGCGGAGCAAGTTTGAGAGAAATTCAGTGGCAAGCAGGCGCTTGCCACTGTTAGTCATGTTTAGAACAAGTGGCTGTATTGCATAGAGTAGTAAATGGCGTCTGAACGAGTATGGCCAACTACAGTGTTTGGTAAGCTCGCTCCTGCTAATACGGCGCTATCTTCTAATACTTCCACATCTTTACCACGTACGAATGCTAGGCCAAAGTCGATGCTTGAGTTTTTGTTTATGTGATAGCTGGCACCAGCGGTGTACCAGTTACGATCTGAATCAGGAATAGATAACGAGCTAATCTCATCCACTACACCTTTGTCATGCATGTAACCGGCACGGGCGGTCCAATTTTGATTGATAGTGTAAGTACCACCTACACTAAACAACCAAGAGTTCTTCCATTGGTAGCTTTTTACTGTGGTATCTGGGTAATTACCAGTAACCGTAATATGTTCAAAATCACCCCAACTAGTATGCTGTGCGGTGTAGTGCACCGCCCAACTAGGGCTTAACTCGTGGTAACCAGCGATTTGGAAAATGTTGGGCAGAGGAATATGGATTTCTTCAAATTTAGCTCCTCCCACTTCCACATTGCCGTCAGCTTTAAATGTTGGGCTAAAGCGATAGCTCATACCTAAGCGGTTTTTATCGTTGATCTCGTAGGTAGCACCTAGAATACCACCCAAGGCCCAACCGTCGGCTTCTACGTCAACCAGAGTAGATTGTACGCCTGAACCACCTTGAATCTCGCCTTGACGTTTTAACTTACCTTCACCGTAGATAAAGTCTACACCAGCACCAATGCTAAATTGTTGGTTAATCCGGTAAGACACGCTGGCATTGAAGTTAGAAGTAATAATCTCTGTTTCGCCAAGTAAATCAACAGGGGTAATTGGCGCACCGCTGTTATTTAAAGAACTAATATCGGTGCCTGTACCAAAATTAGAAAAGGCACCTACGCCAACAGCAAAGGCATCGTTAATTGGGTGGATGTAGTAGATGTTAGGAATAACTTTGTTGTCCGCTGCGTCTGGTTCGCTACCGTATTGAATGGTGCCGCCCAAAGCGCTTACATCTTTAATGGTTACATCTACGTCTGCGTAGGTTAAACCTAATGACAAGGCTTTGCGGTCAAACATCGCCATGGCTGCAGGGTTACGTGATAATACCGATGCATTATCAGCAATAACTGCGTCACCAGAAAACGCACGACCAATACCGGTGGCCGATTGGCTATTTAATTGAAAACCTGCCGCTAAACTTTGGCCAGTAAGTAATGAGGCGCTAATTGCAACTAGACTTAATTTACGTTTATCCATAACTTCTAATCTCTCGAATAAGTGTCTCAGTTCGCATGGCGTAACTGAATTGTTTTATTTTTGTAATATTTTCCGCATCTTAGGCAAGTGATCGGTCCTCTACAACTCCGACCAGAGCGAATATTCTAATGTTGAAATTGTTAAAAGCGGTGGTCTGACCTGAATATTGCAAGCTAAGCGTCTGGTTTATAGTGCATAATTTTGTTAATTGATGGTGAAACTTAAATTACTGTTAGATTACTTGAGATAGGAAGGAGTAAAACTAATGTTTAAAAATGAGAGCTTTATTCGCGGGAGCAAGCCATGATAAGACATATTCTTTTGATTAAGTTTAAGGCTGAAGTGAGTGATGTAAACATTCAGCAAGCTCGGCAAAAATTTTTAGATATTCCAAATAAAATCGAGGGAGTACTAGAGGTTGAATGGGGGCGAAACGATAGCCCTGAAGCCTTAAACAAAAACTATCAATACAGTGTAATAATGACCTTTGCTGATGAAACAGCGCGGCAACGCTATTTACCCCATCCAGAACATGAGCGTCTAAAACACCATTTTGTCCCTTTGCTCGAAGACATTATTGTTTTTGATTTCACTCTATAAAGCATTTTAACGGCTCTAGTTTTTTGTGAGCAAACCTTAGCGACTAATGTGTAATAACCTTTGTTTTAGGTCTAACCAGCTTAGATTAACTTGTTGCTGTGTTTTTAATCAATTATGCTTGGTTTATTAAACAACATCTTTGGTGTTGCTAATTTGTGCGAGTAAATGCGTTGTTGTATGAGGCTTAGTTTGCAAATGAAAGTTGTAGTTGTTGGTCTGCTGGTCACTTGGTTAGTAGCCTGCGGTTCAGAGCAGGAAGATTCTGCCTCTGTAAGTATGGCTAATCCCGCATCAGTTTATTGTGTAGAACAAGGCGGAGACCCACAGATTAAGAAAACCGCTGAAGGGGAGGTGGGCTATTGCCACTTTACTGACGGGCGGGTTGTTGAGCAATGGGACTTTTATCGCGCCAGCTTGGAATGACAATAGCTTGGTCTAGCACTTTAGATGTTTAACCAGTTAATTTAGGTTTTTTATTTCGATTTTTACTGAGTTACAAGATATCTTACAACAATCGATGCGTGGCTGAACAAGCCTGTTTTATGTAGGTTGGAAATGATAAAGCTAAGTGCAACGGCAATGCTTATTGGCAGTGTGTTAAGCCTTACTGCTTGTGGAGAAAAGCCCAAGGTATATAGCGGGCGTTTTATTTTTGGTCATGAGGTGAGAGAGTTTATACCTTGCGGTCGCTCGGCATTATGGTGGCAAGCCGATCAAGACCGAGTAGCCGATCTCATAGAATTCTACCAACTCAATACCACTGAACCTTACCAAGCCATTTACGTTCAAGCCGAAGCTAAGCTGCTTCCAGCCGCGACCGATGGATATGCACAAGACTACCCCGCAGTGTTACGTTTGGATAAAATACTCGACTGGCAACAGGCTGTGCCCGACAGTTGTAATGCTCCCTCTTCGTAATAAAGGATCGGTGTTTTGCTAGCGCGTTTAATCTTTTCTATTTGTACTGCGGTAACCAGTTTAAGCAGTTTGGTTATTTTTGGTTTGAGCTGGTGGCCGTTGATGTTTTTGGCTCTAGCTTCTTTTGTCATCTTATCTTTGTACTTTAAAGGCTTAGATTACATAGCGATATTATTAGCAAGAATTTGCGGCGCACTAGCGCTGTTAGGTTTAGCCTTGTTTATGTTAGCGGCTACCGTAGGCGGCAGTTTTCATTTATCGCCTAGTAATTGGTTAATGGCGGGCTTAATGCTTACGATGAGTCTTTCGGGTCTTAGTGCGTTCTTTTGGCAACAGGCTGAGCCACCCATTACCGAGGAATAACCATGTTTAGGGCTTTTCATCATGTGGCGATAATCTGCTCCAACTATACCCGTTCAAAACACTTTTATTGTGAGTTATTGGGCCTTGAAGTCGTTGCTGAGCACTACCGAGAACAGCGAG
Coding sequences within it:
- the add gene encoding adenosine deaminase, whose product is MLKQYPVTDLHRHLDGTIRAETILELGRKFNVSLPANSLQELIPHVQITKQEPNLVAFLSKLDWGVNVLGDYDACARVAEENVEDLVKAQIDYAELRFSPGYMAMSHKLNPEGVVEAVIEGVRRGMQKHDVQVNLIGIMSRTFGQQSCSDELAACMAFRDQIVAVDLAGDELGHPGNLFVEQFSRARDAGFSITVHAGEAAGSESVWQAIRELGATRIGHGVKIADDPKLMDYVAKHKIGVESCLSSNFQTNTTPDLSQHPLKRFLEHGIRASLNTDDPGVSAIDLPDEYRIAREQLGFGDEQIAKLQSNGLKMAFISESARQALREKALKR
- a CDS encoding M48 family metallopeptidase; this translates as MNFFAEQDHARRNSKWLILLFVIAVIILIGLSNILIAACLWMFDSTSELNLPDNRSFFSADILVFVSLVMTSVIICAIAFKWFQLKDGGRRIAESLGGQRIPPNSQHPEQQQILNVVEEMALASGMPVPSVYLLKDEIGINAFAAGHTPADAVIGITQGALEQLNREQLQGVVAHEFSHILNGDMRLNVRLIALLSGIVFIANLGEFILHTQRYSHRSSSRSNNNDARVAAAGFGLLALGWIGLFFANMIKAAISRQREYLADASAVQFTRNPNGIADALKIIGGYDAGSGLRTPLSQETSHMFIGDARRLGSFFATHPAIKSRIKRILPRWDGALIKRDIKKVAKPIYSKTSQQQAKKQRQEQLKKTVFVAAAAEAAINALDNKSDKAEFTLSENTVTVSGELAHLPDGLLSLAHDPCGVISVVYALLLSNYEAQRAKQLDDIKDNLSKSSRIEETLQAWNWINSVDKSYRLPLLELSFPALKCMSAKQYQRFMDNLRSLIKADQQVDMYEWCLYHLVKHYLSHQFEKVTHSKPVYSSIPALSEPFSVVLSSLAYFGHDNDTETQRAFGIGANSIGLYTITLLPLEQCQVEHFGPAVKKLANAYPQIKQRILRALVACVCLDKQLTVLENEMIRCIAAVMDCPGPQISLGVRRP
- a CDS encoding LemA family protein — its product is MDVSLIVILVIIAALIFYVVGIYNRLVSLRNRYQNAFAQIEVQLKRRYDLIPNLVETAKAYMAHEKDTLEAVISARNDASALLRAAASDPTGATLSKLASAEGVLQGAMSKMNIVMENYPDLKASDNMMQVSEELTTTENRVAFSRQAFNDSVTEYNEYRQSFPPVFFAAQFGHKKDANLLEFADSAEIQNAPKVSF
- a CDS encoding MarC family protein; the protein is MFKRSLAREVGHVKGAVKASCKPTALAKKHFSLATKAAMLGEHKDENNRVDITMHELATLAITVFMGFFAMMNPIANTAVFVGLTGGQGTAERKRTAFRSLATAFCIVAAFCLLGKGIFELFGITLPALRLAGGILVFLVGYHMLQGASSKLHSHTPSNDSDDEEKDIAVSPLALPILAGPGTIATAMNYSASGGVINIIVTVIAFALLCLITFICFLYGPKLVDKVGKDGINITTRLMGLILTVIGMQMLIQGVHDAYMLFSK
- a CDS encoding TIGR02647 family protein, with the protein product MKFTPNTIAELNLLLQFDMSSLQTGIKVHHDAAPEVIAAAQSLFDKGLSTLPDGGYLTDLGIEVAEHAQRLLAVLSTKPEHIPA
- a CDS encoding LysE family translocator produces the protein MVSIFLSMLVFAFIGAVSPGPVNIIATGAGANFGFRQALPHVVGASVSYSLVVLTTGLALNALLYWLPSLTEALKYLGGAFLLYIAVKIACSPVATQAERALAKPPSLLQGALAQGLNPKAWLVAMSGVSLFVSAQQPAWLYLLVFCSISLIVCLAGVGTWAAIGSLIARYLQSPMRMRVFNVLMALLLAVSVLSLFV
- a CDS encoding AraC family transcriptional regulator, producing MTTIAKHLLKRSAQLPFVELRQAEHSEACYHSHSHDEFSFGIIDTGEAIYKNMQRQHHISQGHSVTINPGDVHSCNPKQGAWSYRMLFVETAWVAQLQQEMFARSASDYFAFEKHCLSHKQNYRLLESLFNSIKLERNSLEQESLLIAFFEQQFAAKHPLRADLRCLAKPQLKRVKECISDQLDSQLSLGELAQVAGLSRFHLVRSFKQVYGLSPHAFQLNQRINRAKALLREGSSIADTALDLGFADQSHFQRNFKKRLALTPKQYQGFFV
- a CDS encoding peroxiredoxin-like family protein, which produces MSLQTEIADYIASFVAKAPLEVQQLMKQATKNLAESGIAANAPQQGQQLPAFTLPNQNGDSVSLAELLKQGPAIVTFYRGGWCPYCNLELRAYQQILPQIKALGANLVAITPELPDASLSTTEKNELEFQVLSDENAEYAKSLGIVFALPEELRPIYSSFGIEVEQHNGAGQFNLPLAVTYVIAQDGSIASAFVDPDYTKRQEPSDLLPVLESLKN
- a CDS encoding TetR/AcrR family transcriptional regulator, whose protein sequence is MAKMQFQRDQVLEQSANLFWRVGYNATSMQQVFKHTGLKPGSVYLAFGNKEALFKESLSHYAEVSKAGITKSLDAAESVELGICEILDGMVSQSAASDYCSCFLVKSQLELSDEPNLQSFVSEQLQQIEQLYAGYLQAKYGEQDAKAKACCIMLHIFGIRVYSYHQGSELAMRQALRTGLAWLPWHGLSH
- a CDS encoding SDR family NAD(P)-dependent oxidoreductase, translated to MKVLITGGSGGIGLALVKQLLEQATITNVTATWHSNMPSLQHPKLNWQQLDLSDETEIAALMVSIHQLDWLINCAGVLHSPQLKPEKSLSQCQTASFMLSMQLNALPSLLLAKHAAKALKHSQSGVFLSISAKLASISDNRIGGWHSYRCAKAALNMALKNIAIEWQRTHPKVCVAAWHPGTTDTALSKPFQANVAKHKLLTSERSATLLLKRIYQLSPEQSGKFWSWDDQELSW